The proteins below are encoded in one region of Ferrimicrobium sp.:
- the rpsA gene encoding 30S ribosomal protein S1, with product MSEADVAAEGVADAAADTIVVDDLGEMGLEDAIAKSVVDFDEGDVVIGTVVKVDKDEVLLDIGYKSEGVIPLRELSIRKDVAPSEVVSPGDKIEALVLQKEDKEGRLVLSKKRAQFEKAWKEIEAIKARDGVVRGEIIELVKGGLIVDIGLRGFLPASLVDLRRVRDLTPMIGQDIEAKIIELDRNRNNVVLSRRAFLEENQREQREEFLTSIRPGEVKKGVVSSIVHFGVFVDLGGMDGLVHVSELSWNHVDHPSSVVSVGDEVQVLVLEVDQDTERISLSLKATQRDPWQEFAAAHKVGELVYGRVTKLVPFGCFVQVATGIEGLVHISEMALHHVDLPEQVVTVGEELWVKIIDLDPQRRRISLSIRQALEGGELAPEYRDAFAEYGYDEEGNFIGPAEGGDEAVETNEDTE from the coding sequence ATGAGCGAAGCGGACGTGGCAGCAGAAGGCGTAGCCGATGCGGCCGCAGATACCATTGTGGTAGACGATCTCGGCGAGATGGGTCTTGAGGATGCCATCGCAAAGAGTGTTGTCGACTTCGACGAGGGGGATGTGGTCATCGGCACCGTCGTCAAGGTCGACAAGGACGAGGTCCTTTTGGACATCGGGTACAAGTCGGAGGGGGTTATTCCGCTTCGTGAGCTGTCGATCCGTAAGGATGTCGCCCCAAGCGAGGTCGTGAGCCCCGGCGATAAGATCGAGGCGTTGGTCCTACAAAAAGAGGACAAAGAGGGACGACTCGTTCTCTCCAAGAAGCGTGCGCAGTTCGAGAAGGCGTGGAAGGAGATCGAAGCGATCAAGGCTCGCGATGGGGTCGTCCGTGGTGAGATCATCGAACTCGTCAAGGGTGGGCTGATCGTGGACATCGGTCTTCGTGGCTTTCTCCCTGCCTCACTGGTAGATCTGCGACGCGTTCGCGATCTCACTCCCATGATTGGGCAGGACATCGAGGCAAAGATTATCGAACTCGACCGAAATCGGAACAACGTCGTGCTTTCGCGCCGTGCATTCTTAGAGGAGAATCAACGCGAGCAGCGAGAGGAATTCCTTACCAGCATTCGGCCTGGAGAGGTGAAGAAGGGCGTCGTCTCTTCCATTGTTCACTTTGGCGTATTTGTTGATCTCGGTGGGATGGACGGTTTGGTTCACGTCTCTGAACTCTCTTGGAACCATGTGGATCATCCCTCATCAGTAGTATCCGTCGGCGACGAGGTCCAGGTCCTGGTCCTTGAGGTCGATCAAGATACTGAGCGGATCTCACTCTCGTTGAAGGCAACCCAACGCGATCCCTGGCAGGAGTTTGCGGCCGCTCACAAAGTCGGCGAACTCGTCTACGGTCGCGTGACGAAGCTGGTTCCGTTTGGATGCTTCGTGCAAGTCGCGACCGGTATTGAGGGATTGGTGCATATCTCAGAGATGGCACTCCACCATGTGGATCTACCTGAACAGGTAGTCACCGTTGGTGAAGAGTTGTGGGTGAAGATCATCGACTTGGATCCACAGCGTCGTCGCATCAGTCTCTCGATTCGCCAAGCCCTTGAGGGGGGTGAGCTCGCTCCGGAGTATCGTGATGCGTTTGCAGAATATGGATACGACGAAGAGGGTAACTTTATTGGCCCAGCCGAAGGCGGCGATGAGGCCGTCGAGACCAACGAAGACACCGAGTAA
- the coaE gene encoding dephospho-CoA kinase (Dephospho-CoA kinase (CoaE) performs the final step in coenzyme A biosynthesis.): protein MRPSRPTKTPSNRPARNVAGQTHRTRVIAVTGTIGSGKTAVLGFFARAGIPTISADVVAREVVAPGTPGLRSLVEAFGADILTEDGALDRQRFAERVFGDELERRRLNGLTHPLIRTRIGELVKRYREQGADVVVLEIPLLEAQTIKEYEIDDVLVVVIPQELALERLVNHRGMEPHDAAARLGVQASNEEREKIARWRVVNDGSFDALASQVAKIIEEVKNP, encoded by the coding sequence ATGAGGCCGTCGAGACCAACGAAGACACCGAGTAATCGACCGGCTCGCAACGTGGCGGGTCAGACCCATCGAACCCGAGTCATCGCGGTCACCGGAACGATCGGTTCCGGCAAGACTGCGGTGCTCGGGTTCTTTGCGCGTGCCGGTATTCCTACCATCAGTGCTGATGTAGTCGCGCGCGAGGTGGTAGCCCCTGGCACTCCGGGGTTACGTTCGCTGGTCGAGGCTTTTGGCGCTGATATCCTGACGGAAGACGGTGCGCTCGATCGGCAGAGATTTGCGGAGCGCGTATTCGGTGATGAACTGGAACGGAGGCGGTTAAATGGGCTTACGCACCCGCTCATCCGTACCCGGATAGGGGAACTGGTCAAGCGCTACCGTGAGCAAGGAGCCGATGTGGTTGTCCTGGAGATTCCCTTGCTTGAAGCGCAAACGATCAAAGAGTACGAAATCGATGATGTGCTGGTGGTCGTCATACCTCAGGAGCTCGCATTGGAGCGACTCGTGAACCATCGAGGGATGGAGCCACACGATGCCGCGGCTCGTCTCGGGGTTCAGGCAAGTAATGAGGAGCGTGAGAAGATCGCGCGTTGGAGAGTGGTCAACGATGGCTCTTTCGATGCACTCGCCTCCCAGGTTGCCAAGATTATCGAAGAAGTCAAGAACCCCTAG
- a CDS encoding HDOD domain-containing protein, translating to MDLISVEDINQRIEVLEASHAVATRLLALVERDDVGAREVATVLSADPVLVQRIMRMANSAYYGTGGRVRELHAAIAILGFDAVKSLALTSFVEGTGTITPQDWEHSITSAVGAAEVARMIGADQQQAFSLALLHDIGEAVIASLDSTFHELLTNRRAVPLTADGELTMLAVERKRYGLHHAAIGADMLESWNFHPDLVQAVAQHHTPKGSLSRTHAALVDGDRIAHLITCGLSIDQIRETPMVLLPHYVDDARLAGVMANVQARSAAMIADLF from the coding sequence TTGGATCTTATTTCTGTGGAGGATATCAATCAAAGGATTGAGGTTCTTGAAGCGTCCCATGCGGTAGCGACGCGACTCCTGGCACTCGTTGAGCGTGATGATGTTGGAGCGCGAGAGGTTGCTACGGTGCTCAGTGCCGATCCCGTACTCGTCCAGCGCATCATGCGGATGGCGAATTCCGCCTACTACGGGACGGGCGGTCGGGTCAGGGAACTCCATGCAGCCATCGCTATCTTGGGTTTTGACGCCGTGAAGTCGCTGGCGCTTACCTCGTTTGTAGAGGGCACCGGGACGATTACACCGCAGGACTGGGAGCATTCGATCACCTCAGCCGTCGGGGCAGCGGAGGTCGCTCGTATGATCGGCGCTGATCAGCAGCAGGCATTCTCACTCGCGCTCTTGCATGACATCGGTGAGGCGGTCATCGCGAGTCTTGATTCGACCTTTCATGAGTTGCTAACGAACAGGAGAGCGGTACCGTTGACGGCCGATGGCGAGTTGACGATGCTGGCAGTTGAACGCAAGCGCTATGGCCTCCATCATGCAGCGATCGGCGCCGACATGCTTGAGAGTTGGAATTTTCATCCTGATCTGGTCCAAGCGGTTGCGCAACACCACACCCCAAAGGGTTCTCTCTCACGAACCCATGCTGCGTTGGTCGATGGTGACCGGATCGCACATCTCATCACCTGCGGGTTGAGCATAGACCAGATCCGTGAGACTCCTATGGTACTCTTACCTCACTACGTCGACGATGCGCGGTTAGCTGGTGTCATGGCCAATGTCCAGGCACGATCGGCCGCCATGATCGCGGACCTGTTCTAG